The following DNA comes from Burkholderia sp. HI2500.
CCGTTCGGGAGACGCATCATGGTTCGGACGGAACTGAGAGTCGTGCTGGCGGCCATCGCCACATTCATCATGCTGGGCGGCATCGCCGTGGCGATCCACGGGCTGCTGTTCGATCTGACCGATGCGGTGCGATACGGGGCGGCCGC
Coding sequences within:
- a CDS encoding DUF2964 domain-containing protein, which codes for MMEMEHARAVFRIATCMRRDMHPFGRRIMVRTELRVVLAAIATFIMLGGIAVAIHGLLFDLTDAVRYGAAAIAVGATTAAIALNVWPNDPH